A single genomic interval of Methylocystis sp. IM3 harbors:
- the hypE gene encoding hydrogenase expression/formation protein HypE: MTREKAWRRRLDLRNGRVDLSHGAGGRAMGQLIAEIFHAAFDNDWLRQGDDQSIFETPRGRMAMTTDAFVVSPLFFPGGDIGSLAVHGAINDVAMCGARPLYLSASFIIEEGFALADLARIAQSMGAASRDAGVPVITGDTKVVERGKADGVFITTAAVGLVPEGLELSGDKARPGDVLLLSGSIGDHGVAIMSKRENLEFDCDILSDSAALHGLVATMVAAAGSSLRLMRDPTRGGLAATLNEIAQQSGVGFRIEEAAIPVRPEVAAACHLLGLDPLNVANEGKLVAVVSADAAETLLGAMRAHPLGRSAAIIGAAVEDDRRFVQMTSSFGGSRIVDWLAGEQLPRIC, encoded by the coding sequence GTGACGCGGGAGAAGGCCTGGCGCCGCAGACTGGATCTGCGGAACGGCCGCGTCGATCTTTCGCATGGTGCCGGCGGCCGGGCCATGGGCCAGCTGATCGCCGAAATATTCCATGCCGCTTTCGATAACGACTGGCTCAGGCAGGGCGACGATCAATCCATCTTCGAGACGCCCAGGGGCCGCATGGCGATGACGACGGACGCCTTTGTGGTCTCGCCCTTGTTCTTCCCCGGCGGCGACATTGGCTCGCTCGCCGTTCACGGCGCGATCAACGATGTCGCCATGTGCGGCGCGCGGCCGCTCTATCTCTCCGCAAGTTTTATCATCGAGGAGGGGTTTGCGCTCGCCGATCTCGCGCGCATTGCGCAAAGCATGGGCGCCGCCTCGCGCGACGCCGGCGTGCCGGTCATTACAGGCGACACCAAGGTCGTGGAGCGCGGCAAGGCCGACGGCGTGTTCATTACCACGGCCGCCGTGGGGCTCGTGCCGGAAGGGCTCGAACTCTCCGGCGACAAGGCGCGACCGGGCGATGTCCTTTTGCTCTCGGGCTCGATCGGCGACCACGGCGTCGCCATCATGTCGAAGCGCGAAAATCTCGAGTTCGATTGCGATATCCTGTCGGATTCCGCGGCATTGCACGGCCTCGTCGCGACGATGGTCGCCGCCGCGGGTTCGTCGCTTCGCCTCATGCGCGATCCGACTCGTGGGGGTCTCGCTGCGACCCTCAATGAAATCGCCCAGCAATCGGGCGTCGGGTTCCGCATCGAAGAAGCCGCCATTCCGGTGCGGCCGGAGGTCGCGGCCGCCTGTCACCTGCTCGGGCTCGATCCGCTCAATGTCGCCAATGAAGGCAAGCTCGTCGCGGTCGTCTCCGCCGACGCCGCCGAGACGCTGCTCGGGGCGATGCGCGCCCATCCGCTCGGCCGCAGCGCCGCCATCATCGGCGCCGCCGTGGAGGATGACCGGCGCTTCGTCCAGATGACCTCGTCCTTCGGCGGCTCCCGCATCGTGGACTGGCTCGCGGGTGAGCAATTGCCGCGGATTTGCTAA
- a CDS encoding MFS transporter has translation MKAIVVGSAGNLVEWYDFYVYSAFSLYFADAFFPGDDPLAQMLSASGVFALGFFMRPIGALVFGRIGDGRGRRQALMLSVLLMCAGSLIIALAPTYAAIGAGAPALLLFARLLQGVSLGGEYGSSAAYLAETAPGSHRGFYSSFQYVTMIAGQLLALVVLLLIQNIFLDEQALREWGWRIPFVIGALLAVVILRMRRDLAETPAYEALDQKSRKGSLEGLLAHKRETATVVGLTLGGTVAFYVYTTYMQKFLKLSAGLSAAETTWISAGSLLFALLLQPLYGALSDRIGRRPMLVAFGVLGTLFTTPLLMAIEKTRDAWTAFALVCLAWLIVGLYTSINAVVKAELFPAAIRVTGVALPYAATVSLFGGSAEYVALWLKSRGHESWFYWYASAAIFVSLVVYATMPETKKSPRI, from the coding sequence ATGAAAGCGATTGTCGTCGGCTCCGCCGGCAATCTGGTCGAATGGTACGACTTTTACGTCTATTCGGCCTTTTCGCTCTATTTTGCCGATGCTTTCTTTCCCGGCGACGATCCCCTGGCGCAGATGCTCTCGGCATCGGGGGTTTTTGCCCTTGGATTTTTCATGCGCCCGATTGGCGCCCTTGTCTTCGGCCGCATCGGCGACGGTCGCGGACGGCGACAGGCGCTGATGCTTTCCGTGCTGCTGATGTGCGCCGGCTCGCTCATCATTGCGCTAGCGCCGACATACGCGGCCATCGGCGCCGGAGCGCCGGCGCTGCTCCTCTTCGCAAGACTCCTTCAGGGCGTCAGCCTCGGCGGAGAATATGGGTCGAGCGCTGCTTATCTTGCCGAAACCGCGCCGGGCTCTCACCGCGGTTTCTATTCGAGCTTTCAATATGTGACAATGATCGCGGGACAGCTTCTCGCGCTCGTCGTGCTGCTTTTGATCCAGAATATATTCCTCGACGAGCAGGCGCTCCGCGAATGGGGCTGGCGCATTCCTTTCGTCATAGGCGCTCTGCTCGCGGTCGTGATCCTGCGAATGCGCCGCGACCTTGCCGAGACGCCCGCCTACGAGGCTCTGGATCAAAAATCCCGCAAGGGTTCGCTCGAGGGGCTGCTGGCCCACAAGCGCGAGACCGCGACGGTCGTCGGCCTGACGCTCGGCGGCACCGTCGCCTTCTATGTCTATACGACCTACATGCAGAAATTCCTGAAGCTTTCGGCGGGCCTCTCCGCTGCCGAGACGACCTGGATTTCAGCGGGCTCGCTTCTCTTCGCGCTTCTTCTGCAACCGCTTTATGGCGCGCTGTCGGATCGCATCGGGCGCAGGCCCATGCTTGTCGCCTTCGGCGTGTTGGGAACGCTCTTCACCACGCCCCTGCTCATGGCGATCGAAAAGACCCGCGACGCCTGGACGGCTTTCGCGCTCGTTTGCCTGGCCTGGCTGATCGTCGGGCTGTACACTTCGATAAACGCCGTGGTGAAAGCCGAACTATTTCCCGCCGCCATCCGCGTCACGGGCGTCGCCCTGCCCTATGCCGCGACCGTCTCGCTCTTCGGCGGTTCGGCCGAATATGTGGCGCTTTGGCTGAAATCGCGAGGTCATGAAAGCTGGTTCTACTGGTATGCGAGCGCTGCAATTTTCGTGTCGCTCGTCGTTTACGCAACGATGCCAGAGACGAAGAAGAGTCCGCGTATCTGA
- the hypB gene encoding hydrogenase nickel incorporation protein HypB — MCAVCGCGTASIDAVEGQADKEGPALAGRGDAHPRHHHDDSHRHDHHHDHAHGALAHDHAQGELLDFGAGIAGVHAPGLSQDRIIRIERDILSKNDALARENRSRLAARGVLALNLVSSPGSGKTSLLVRAIGDLQRKHPVAVIEGDQQTSNDAERIRATGAPAIQINTGKGCHLDAHMVGHALDRLTLPENGVLFIENVGNLVCPAAFDLGEAHKIVVLSVTEGEEKPLKYPDMFAAADLMLLNKSDLLPHLSFDVGACLANALRVNPRLQTLVVSATTGEGLAALYAWIEARIVRAAAGAG; from the coding sequence ATGTGCGCTGTGTGCGGCTGCGGAACGGCCTCGATCGACGCGGTGGAAGGACAAGCTGACAAAGAGGGGCCGGCGCTCGCGGGGCGCGGCGACGCACATCCTCGCCATCATCATGACGACAGCCATCGTCACGACCACCATCACGACCATGCGCATGGCGCCCTCGCGCACGACCACGCGCAGGGCGAATTGCTTGACTTCGGCGCGGGGATCGCCGGGGTCCATGCGCCGGGATTGAGCCAGGACCGCATCATCCGCATCGAGCGCGACATTCTGTCCAAGAACGACGCGCTTGCGCGTGAAAACCGCAGCCGTCTCGCCGCAAGGGGCGTGCTCGCCCTCAATCTCGTTTCGAGCCCCGGCTCGGGCAAGACGAGCCTGCTCGTGCGCGCGATTGGCGATTTGCAACGTAAGCATCCCGTCGCGGTCATCGAGGGCGACCAGCAGACCTCGAACGACGCCGAGCGCATCCGGGCGACCGGCGCGCCGGCGATCCAGATCAACACGGGAAAGGGCTGCCACCTCGACGCCCATATGGTCGGCCACGCGCTGGACCGTCTCACGCTGCCCGAGAATGGCGTTTTGTTCATCGAAAACGTCGGCAATCTCGTCTGCCCCGCGGCCTTCGACCTCGGCGAGGCGCACAAGATCGTCGTGCTTTCGGTGACGGAGGGGGAAGAAAAGCCGCTCAAATATCCCGACATGTTCGCCGCCGCCGATCTCATGCTGCTGAACAAGTCCGACCTCCTGCCGCATCTCTCCTTCGATGTCGGCGCGTGCCTCGCCAATGCGCTGAGGGTCAATCCACGGCTACAGACGCTCGTCGTCTCGGCCACGACCGGCGAGGGCCTGGCTGCGCTTTACGCCTGGATCGAGGCGCGCATCGTGCGGGCGGCCGCCGGAGCGGGCTGA
- the hypA gene encoding hydrogenase maturation nickel metallochaperone HypA has protein sequence MHELALTEHIVDILEDEARKQGFSRVRVVRLRVGALAHVEPEALSFCFDAVSRGSIAEGAKLDIIRAPGEGWCLDCGKSVPLTERFGPCPGCGGRHVQMTSGDELRIEELEVD, from the coding sequence ATGCATGAATTGGCTCTGACCGAACACATTGTCGACATCCTGGAAGACGAGGCGCGCAAGCAGGGCTTCAGCCGGGTTCGCGTCGTAAGACTGAGGGTCGGCGCCTTGGCCCATGTGGAGCCGGAAGCGCTGAGTTTTTGCTTCGACGCCGTCTCCCGCGGCTCGATTGCGGAAGGCGCGAAGCTGGACATCATCCGCGCGCCGGGCGAAGGTTGGTGTCTCGATTGCGGGAAAAGCGTCCCGCTGACGGAACGGTTTGGACCCTGTCCGGGCTGCGGCGGGCGGCATGTGCAGATGACGTCGGGCGACGAGCTGCGCATCGAGGAGCTGGAGGTCGACTGA
- a CDS encoding DUF1345 domain-containing protein has protein sequence MSRAPDEDAKGRSPLLAPWRILRAHYRLALCGVAGVAIGWALPATVDRSALALEWAPMELSAVTRGLIGWDAAILFYLFAAARMIMRSTHESIRRRAILSDEGRTAVLLLTGTATCVAIGAIIAELGQSKNLFSDEKGAHVTLAIMTVFGSWAFMHLIFAFHYAHEYYSEEAIAPHMAAAARGGLHFPNTQTPQYIDFLYFSYVVGVACQTADVEICSRTMRAVALVHGVVSFFFNTTILALMVNISSQFV, from the coding sequence ATGTCGAGGGCGCCCGACGAAGACGCAAAAGGCCGGTCCCCGCTCCTTGCGCCATGGCGTATCCTCCGCGCCCATTACCGTCTGGCGCTCTGCGGCGTCGCCGGCGTCGCGATCGGCTGGGCGCTGCCCGCCACGGTCGACCGGTCCGCACTGGCGCTCGAATGGGCGCCCATGGAGCTCAGCGCGGTCACCCGCGGACTCATCGGCTGGGACGCCGCGATCCTCTTCTATCTGTTCGCAGCCGCGCGCATGATCATGCGTTCGACCCACGAGTCGATCCGCCGGCGTGCGATCCTGTCGGATGAAGGGCGCACCGCAGTTCTCCTTCTCACCGGCACGGCGACCTGCGTGGCCATCGGCGCGATCATCGCCGAACTCGGGCAATCGAAGAACCTGTTCTCCGATGAGAAGGGAGCGCATGTCACATTGGCGATCATGACGGTTTTCGGCTCATGGGCCTTCATGCATCTGATCTTCGCCTTCCATTACGCGCACGAATATTACAGCGAGGAGGCGATTGCGCCGCATATGGCGGCGGCGGCGCGCGGCGGTCTGCATTTTCCCAATACGCAGACGCCCCAATACATTGACTTCCTCTATTTCTCTTACGTGGTCGGGGTCGCCTGCCAGACGGCCGACGTCGAGATCTGTTCACGTACTATGCGCGCCGTCGCGCTGGTGCATGGCGTGGTGTCGTTCTTCTTCAATACCACCATACTGGCGCTGATGGTGAACATCTCCAGCCAGTTTGTTTGA
- the hypF gene encoding carbamoyltransferase HypF yields the protein MARVEPREALRDSSDRLRLRVRGAVQGVGFRPFARQIAMRYGLSGFVRNDADGVLMEIEGARCDAFLAALRDEAPPLATIDAIQVERLETRGDAETFKIVESVGGKTTTRMVADAATCPACLDDLFDASGRFHLYPFVTCTQCGPRFTITSALPYDRTRTSMAAFPPCPACEADYGDPGSRRFHAEAIACPRCGPRLDHDVETIVAALRQGAIVALKGIGGYHLMCDARNEDAVASLRRRKQRDAKPFAVMAANLASVEIFAAPSSAERALLAHSAAPIVLIESPGALAPSVAPGLRRIGVMLPYAPLHHLLFHAAAGSPSSTEWRTAAHEFALVATSANPGGEPLVTDDDDARRRLAGVADLIVGHDRAIVARADDSVMRVVDGAPTFLRRARGFVPDPVDLGTDGPCVVALGGGLKTTITVTRGREAFVSQHIGDLDDVESARFFEECLRHLVSILDVAPESVACDLHPDFFSTRLAEDMGPPLLRVQHHAAHVGAIAAEHGIGTPVLGVALDGYGMGDDGGAWGGELMLLEGARWTRLGHLAPLPLPGGDRAAREPWRMGVAALAAIGRLDLADKLFPREPRVARLADRLRRSATPTTTSMGRLFDAAAALAGICLEQGYEGQAAMAFEALARAPRKPERGFLLENGVLDFSPVLSEIAQGGLDRREASEYFHGAVIDGCAAWIEAQARTRGLTRVALGGGCMMNLILAEGLSDALRARGLSPMLARKAPCNDGGLSLGQAAIARAALQSMKQKESAACV from the coding sequence ATGGCGCGCGTGGAGCCTCGGGAGGCGTTGCGCGACTCTTCGGATCGGCTGCGCCTGCGCGTGCGCGGGGCCGTGCAGGGCGTGGGCTTTCGGCCTTTCGCTCGGCAGATCGCCATGCGCTACGGACTGTCCGGCTTCGTGCGAAACGACGCCGACGGCGTGCTCATGGAGATTGAAGGCGCGCGCTGCGACGCCTTTCTCGCCGCCTTGCGCGATGAAGCGCCGCCCCTCGCGACAATCGACGCCATCCAGGTGGAGCGACTGGAGACGCGCGGCGACGCCGAGACTTTCAAAATCGTCGAGAGCGTCGGCGGCAAGACGACGACGCGCATGGTCGCCGACGCCGCGACATGCCCCGCCTGTCTCGACGATCTCTTCGACGCCTCGGGCAGGTTCCACCTCTATCCCTTCGTGACATGCACCCAGTGCGGGCCGCGCTTCACGATCACGTCCGCCCTGCCCTATGATCGGACGCGGACCTCGATGGCCGCCTTTCCCCCGTGTCCCGCCTGCGAGGCGGATTATGGCGACCCCGGCAGCCGCCGCTTCCATGCCGAGGCCATCGCCTGTCCGCGCTGCGGCCCGCGGCTCGATCACGATGTCGAAACGATCGTCGCCGCCCTACGGCAGGGGGCCATTGTGGCGCTGAAAGGGATCGGCGGCTATCATCTGATGTGCGACGCGCGCAACGAGGACGCCGTCGCGTCGCTGCGCCGGCGAAAGCAACGCGACGCCAAGCCCTTCGCCGTCATGGCCGCCAATCTCGCCTCCGTCGAGATTTTCGCCGCGCCCTCATCCGCGGAGCGCGCGCTGCTCGCGCATTCCGCCGCTCCGATCGTGCTGATCGAGTCTCCAGGCGCGCTCGCCCCCTCAGTGGCGCCCGGATTGCGGCGCATCGGCGTCATGCTGCCCTATGCGCCGCTGCACCATCTTCTCTTTCACGCCGCCGCGGGCTCCCCGTCCTCGACGGAGTGGCGCACGGCGGCGCATGAATTCGCGCTGGTGGCGACGAGCGCAAACCCCGGCGGCGAACCGCTCGTGACGGACGACGACGACGCCCGGCGTCGGCTTGCCGGCGTCGCCGATCTCATCGTCGGCCACGACCGCGCCATCGTCGCGCGCGCGGACGATTCCGTCATGCGCGTGGTCGACGGCGCGCCGACCTTTCTGCGCCGCGCGCGCGGTTTCGTTCCCGATCCGGTCGATCTCGGTACGGACGGTCCCTGCGTCGTCGCGCTCGGCGGGGGTCTCAAAACGACGATAACTGTCACGCGTGGACGCGAAGCCTTCGTCTCCCAGCACATCGGCGACCTGGACGACGTCGAAAGCGCCCGCTTTTTCGAAGAATGCCTTCGCCATCTGGTCTCGATTTTGGATGTTGCGCCGGAGTCCGTCGCTTGTGATCTCCATCCGGACTTCTTCTCGACCCGCCTGGCCGAGGACATGGGTCCGCCCTTGCTGCGCGTGCAGCATCACGCCGCCCATGTCGGGGCCATCGCCGCGGAGCACGGGATCGGGACGCCCGTTCTCGGCGTCGCGCTCGACGGCTATGGGATGGGCGACGACGGCGGCGCCTGGGGCGGCGAACTCATGTTGCTCGAGGGCGCGCGCTGGACCCGCCTCGGCCATCTTGCGCCCCTTCCCCTGCCCGGCGGCGATCGCGCGGCGCGCGAACCCTGGCGCATGGGCGTCGCCGCGCTCGCGGCGATCGGGCGCCTTGACCTTGCCGACAAGCTTTTTCCGCGAGAGCCGCGCGTCGCGAGGCTCGCGGATCGGCTGCGGCGCAGCGCGACGCCGACGACGACCAGCATGGGACGGCTGTTCGACGCCGCCGCGGCGCTCGCCGGAATTTGCCTCGAACAGGGCTACGAAGGACAGGCCGCCATGGCGTTCGAGGCGCTGGCGCGCGCGCCCCGAAAGCCGGAAAGGGGCTTCTTGCTCGAAAACGGCGTTCTCGATTTCTCGCCCGTCCTGTCCGAAATCGCGCAAGGCGGGCTCGATCGGCGCGAAGCGTCGGAATATTTTCACGGCGCGGTCATAGATGGCTGCGCCGCCTGGATCGAGGCGCAGGCGCGGACGCGCGGCCTGACGCGGGTGGCGCTCGGCGGAGGCTGCATGATGAATCTGATCCTGGCCGAAGGCCTGAGCGACGCGCTGCGCGCGCGCGGGCTCTCGCCGATGCTTGCGCGCAAGGCGCCGTGCAACGACGGCGGCCTGTCGCTCGGGCAAGCGGCGATCGCGCGGGCAGCCTTGCAGAGCATGAAACAGAAAGAGAGCGCGGCATGTGTCTAG
- a CDS encoding HypC/HybG/HupF family hydrogenase formation chaperone yields MCLAIPVRVTELLPDDMAKVSLDGVSKTISVALLDGLSVGDYVILHVGFALSKVDATEAERTLAMIREIAGSAQ; encoded by the coding sequence ATGTGTCTAGCGATCCCCGTGCGCGTCACGGAGCTTCTTCCCGACGATATGGCGAAGGTGTCGCTCGACGGCGTCTCCAAGACCATCTCCGTCGCGCTTCTCGATGGTCTCAGCGTCGGCGACTATGTGATCCTGCACGTTGGCTTTGCGCTCTCGAAAGTGGACGCGACGGAAGCCGAGCGCACCCTGGCCATGATCAGGGAAATCGCAGGATCGGCGCAATGA
- a CDS encoding sensor histidine kinase, with protein sequence MERHGRTDFLRFFIDDLPTAVAMFDREMRYLAASGRWIDDYSLPTPIKGLRHYDLFPEIPERWKELHRRALAGECFSAADERFDRADGVVQYVSWSLRPWRDASGEIGGIVIASEDVTKQKLSHEALRESEERFRALVFATSQVLWTTGPDGLVTKEKVHPTWLQFTGQTVAQAAGWGWLEAIHPDDRARVEPVWRRAVETKTLYVVDYRVRRCDGEYRWMAAKGVPLLYPDGKVREWIGANTDISEREFAIQALHEANQRKDEFLATLGHELRTPLATIQLAMDVMGNDSTINKKFQTLFSRMQRQVRHLTRVVEDIFQVSRMACGQIDLRKEQRDLNEMVALIEDSHKAQFEKKGIKLNVILADKALPISCDDVRISTQAISNLLDNAAKYTDPGGTVDLTVSRQADEALVSVRDTGVGVRPEQIKWIFGLFNQMKNGSDRTHEGIGIGLALARKLIELHDGTIEAKSEGLGRGSEFMVRLPLAIP encoded by the coding sequence ATGGAAAGACACGGCAGAACAGATTTTTTACGTTTTTTCATCGACGACCTGCCTACAGCAGTGGCGATGTTCGATCGGGAGATGCGCTACCTTGCCGCGAGTGGCAGGTGGATCGACGATTATAGCCTGCCAACGCCCATCAAAGGGCTGCGCCATTACGACCTTTTTCCCGAAATCCCGGAGCGCTGGAAAGAACTTCACAGAAGGGCGTTAGCCGGAGAGTGCTTCAGCGCGGCAGACGAACGGTTTGATCGCGCAGACGGCGTGGTTCAATATGTCAGTTGGTCGCTACGGCCGTGGCGCGATGCGAGCGGAGAAATCGGCGGCATTGTCATCGCCTCGGAAGACGTCACCAAACAGAAGCTGTCCCACGAAGCCCTGCGGGAGAGCGAAGAGCGGTTCCGGGCGCTTGTCTTCGCCACATCCCAGGTGCTCTGGACAACCGGCCCGGATGGCCTGGTTACCAAGGAAAAAGTGCACCCTACGTGGCTCCAGTTCACCGGTCAGACAGTCGCGCAAGCCGCCGGGTGGGGCTGGCTCGAAGCGATCCATCCCGACGACCGTGCGCGCGTCGAACCCGTTTGGCGGCGCGCAGTCGAAACGAAGACGCTCTACGTCGTGGATTATCGGGTGCGTCGGTGCGATGGCGAATATCGGTGGATGGCCGCAAAAGGGGTCCCACTGCTATACCCCGATGGCAAAGTGCGTGAATGGATCGGCGCGAACACCGACATCAGCGAGCGTGAATTCGCCATTCAAGCCCTGCATGAGGCCAACCAGCGCAAAGATGAATTTTTGGCGACGCTGGGGCACGAACTACGAACGCCGCTCGCGACGATCCAACTAGCAATGGATGTAATGGGAAATGATTCGACCATAAACAAGAAATTCCAGACATTGTTTTCGAGGATGCAGAGACAGGTCCGGCATCTGACCAGGGTGGTGGAAGACATTTTCCAAGTGTCACGCATGGCATGCGGGCAAATCGATCTCAGGAAGGAACAGCGCGATCTCAATGAGATGGTGGCTCTCATCGAGGACTCTCACAAGGCCCAGTTCGAAAAGAAAGGCATAAAGCTGAACGTCATTCTCGCAGACAAGGCGTTGCCAATCAGTTGCGACGATGTTCGGATTAGCACCCAAGCAATCAGCAATCTCCTGGATAACGCCGCCAAATATACTGATCCAGGCGGGACGGTCGATTTGACCGTTTCACGCCAGGCCGACGAGGCATTGGTGAGTGTGCGCGACACCGGCGTCGGCGTTCGACCCGAGCAGATCAAATGGATCTTCGGACTGTTCAATCAAATGAAAAACGGTTCTGACAGAACTCATGAGGGGATCGGGATCGGCTTGGCGCTCGCACGAAAACTTATCGAACTGCATGACGGAACAATCGAAGCAAAAAGCGAGGGTTTGGGAAGAGGGAGTGAATTCATGGTTCGCCTCCCCCTGGCAATTCCCTGA
- a CDS encoding SH3 domain-containing protein — protein MRKSSLWAACAAFAVVLSGSSAIADTLASIATIHKGPGNSYPVLGRIPVGGEVDVVNCNAGWKANWCHVKYQGIDGFVNANTLAPSGNDVIVAPIVTNNAAYMRSGPGQSYSVVGVLTPNSQVDVKKCTTTWLQGWCKVDFDGLEGWVHGSLLQRQGALMN, from the coding sequence ATGAGAAAATCGAGCTTATGGGCGGCATGTGCAGCATTCGCCGTTGTCCTGTCCGGCTCCTCGGCGATCGCCGATACGCTTGCAAGCATTGCGACGATCCACAAGGGTCCGGGCAATTCCTACCCGGTTCTCGGGCGCATCCCTGTTGGCGGCGAGGTCGACGTCGTCAATTGTAATGCTGGCTGGAAAGCCAATTGGTGTCATGTGAAATATCAGGGCATCGACGGTTTTGTTAACGCGAACACGCTTGCCCCCTCAGGCAATGACGTGATTGTCGCCCCTATTGTCACGAACAACGCCGCCTATATGCGCAGCGGGCCGGGACAGAGCTACTCTGTGGTTGGCGTTCTGACGCCGAACAGCCAGGTTGATGTGAAGAAATGCACGACCACCTGGCTCCAGGGCTGGTGCAAGGTCGATTTCGACGGCCTTGAAGGCTGGGTGCATGGCTCGCTGCTGCAACGCCAGGGCGCTCTGATGAATTGA
- the hypD gene encoding hydrogenase formation protein HypD, translating to MKYVDEFRDGALARGLARRLAEIARPDRDYRFMEFCGGHTHAISRYGLEDLLPANVRMIHGPGCPVCVLPVGRIDAAIALARDPAMTLCTYADLMRVPATGGDSLMKAKAAGADIRMVYSTLDAIRIAETEPGREVAFFAIGFETTTPPTALAIRLAARRKLRNFSIFCNHVLTPAAMRAILKSGGAGPDLDGFVGPSHVSAVIGVRPYGFVAEEFGKPVVIAGFEPLDVMQAIIMLTQQVNDGRREVENQYCRAVSIEGNLKAQGEMRDIFELRESFEWRGLGMVEASALRLRDAYAFYDAERRFGIRTPTARDNPACACGAILRGAKRPQDCKLFGTVCTPETPIGSCMVSSEGACAAQWTYRRFREQPTTTAAERMAS from the coding sequence ATGAAATATGTGGACGAATTTCGCGACGGCGCGCTCGCGCGCGGCCTTGCGCGGCGCCTCGCGGAGATCGCCCGGCCGGATCGCGACTATCGGTTCATGGAGTTCTGCGGCGGCCATACGCATGCGATTTCCCGCTACGGCCTCGAAGATCTCTTGCCCGCCAATGTGCGCATGATTCATGGCCCCGGTTGTCCGGTCTGCGTTCTGCCCGTTGGACGCATCGATGCGGCGATCGCTCTCGCCCGTGATCCTGCGATGACGCTGTGCACTTACGCCGACCTCATGCGCGTGCCGGCGACGGGAGGCGACAGCCTCATGAAGGCCAAGGCGGCGGGCGCCGACATCAGGATGGTCTATTCCACGCTCGACGCCATACGCATCGCCGAGACGGAGCCAGGGCGGGAGGTGGCGTTCTTCGCCATCGGTTTCGAGACGACGACGCCGCCGACCGCCCTCGCCATCCGTCTCGCCGCGAGAAGGAAGCTTCGCAACTTCTCCATCTTCTGCAATCACGTGCTGACCCCCGCCGCCATGCGGGCCATTCTGAAAAGCGGCGGCGCGGGACCCGATCTCGACGGATTCGTGGGACCCTCGCACGTCTCCGCCGTTATCGGCGTCAGGCCCTATGGCTTCGTCGCGGAGGAATTCGGCAAGCCCGTCGTCATCGCGGGGTTCGAGCCGCTCGACGTCATGCAGGCCATCATCATGCTGACGCAACAAGTCAACGACGGCCGCCGCGAGGTCGAAAATCAGTACTGCCGCGCGGTTTCCATCGAAGGAAACCTGAAAGCTCAGGGCGAGATGCGCGATATTTTCGAATTGCGCGAGAGCTTCGAATGGCGGGGCCTCGGGATGGTCGAAGCGAGCGCGCTGCGGCTGCGGGACGCCTACGCCTTTTATGACGCCGAGCGCCGGTTCGGAATAAGGACGCCGACCGCGCGCGACAATCCCGCCTGCGCGTGCGGGGCGATCCTGCGCGGCGCGAAACGTCCGCAGGATTGCAAGCTGTTCGGCACTGTGTGCACGCCGGAGACGCCGATCGGCTCCTGCATGGTGTCCTCTGAAGGCGCCTGCGCCGCGCAGTGGACCTATCGGCGCTTCCGGGAGCAGCCCACGACGACGGCCGCCGAGAGGATGGCCTCGTGA